A single region of the Pontimicrobium sp. SW4 genome encodes:
- a CDS encoding chloride channel protein, translated as MANNTLLARVLLWRYKYISHKNFVFLLSMLIGLLAGLVSVTIKNITYSIEWLLEQSIILSKEYLYFILPTIGLFLVYLFVRYVSKKPIEHAIPSILFSLSKKSGLLNRNKIYYPLITAPLTVGFGGSVGLLGPAIASASAISSNIGQLFHIDRKTRTLLIGCASAGAIASIFKSPIAAIIFAIEVFSLDLTFASLLPLLIASVSSVLTSYFFVGDDTIFNFTVSDKFAINDTLFYIVLGIGTGIASIYFSKIYFAIIKFFNRFNTKRKKLLFGGLVIGVMLYFIPPLYGEGFGFINDLMAGNHLDALGKTPFDSYLDNIWVVIALLIGITIFKAVAMTTTLAAGGVGGIIIPTLVMGSALGNVVAKIINNLGLDFQVSEANFTLVGMAGLIAGVLHAPLTAIFLIAEITGGYELFIPLMITVSMSFIITKNAVEHTIYTKELAEKGALLTHNKDQSVLTLMSLDSVIEKDFIVLHPEMSLGDMLKNGVSKSSRNLFPVVDESHVLVGIILLDDIRTVMFDQSLYETTSVQTFMSNPPEFIDYENDSMKQVMKKFQTSGAWNLPVIKQGTYLGFVSKSKLLTAYRRELINFTS; from the coding sequence ATGGCAAACAATACCTTACTTGCAAGAGTACTTCTTTGGCGATACAAATACATATCGCACAAAAATTTTGTTTTCCTATTAAGTATGCTTATTGGTTTATTGGCAGGGTTGGTCTCGGTAACTATTAAAAACATTACCTACTCTATTGAGTGGTTGTTAGAGCAAAGTATTATTCTATCTAAAGAGTATTTATACTTTATTTTACCAACTATTGGCTTATTTTTGGTGTATTTATTTGTTAGATATGTATCTAAGAAACCTATCGAGCACGCGATTCCTTCAATACTCTTTTCTTTATCAAAAAAAAGCGGATTACTTAACCGAAATAAAATATACTATCCTTTAATAACTGCCCCATTAACAGTTGGGTTTGGTGGTTCGGTAGGATTACTGGGACCTGCAATTGCTTCTGCTTCTGCAATAAGCTCAAATATTGGTCAACTGTTTCATATTGACAGAAAAACACGAACACTTCTAATTGGTTGTGCATCAGCTGGAGCAATAGCGTCTATTTTTAAATCACCAATCGCAGCTATTATTTTTGCAATCGAGGTTTTTAGTTTAGACTTAACATTTGCTTCATTATTGCCATTACTGATAGCTTCTGTGTCTTCGGTGTTGACATCCTACTTTTTTGTAGGTGATGACACTATTTTTAATTTCACAGTTTCCGATAAGTTTGCAATTAATGATACGCTTTTCTATATCGTTTTAGGAATTGGAACTGGGATAGCGTCCATTTATTTTTCAAAAATTTACTTTGCAATCATCAAGTTTTTTAACCGTTTTAATACTAAAAGAAAAAAATTACTCTTTGGTGGTTTGGTTATTGGAGTGATGCTCTATTTTATTCCACCATTATATGGTGAAGGTTTTGGTTTTATTAACGACTTAATGGCTGGAAATCATCTTGACGCCTTAGGAAAAACACCTTTTGATAGTTATTTAGATAACATTTGGGTGGTCATTGCATTACTTATAGGTATTACCATTTTTAAAGCAGTTGCAATGACGACTACACTTGCGGCTGGTGGTGTTGGCGGTATAATTATCCCTACGCTTGTTATGGGTAGTGCATTAGGAAATGTAGTAGCAAAAATTATTAACAATTTAGGATTAGATTTTCAAGTATCCGAAGCAAATTTCACTTTAGTAGGTATGGCTGGTTTAATTGCTGGTGTTTTACATGCGCCATTAACTGCCATATTCTTAATTGCAGAAATTACTGGAGGTTATGAGTTATTCATCCCATTAATGATAACTGTCTCTATGTCGTTTATAATAACAAAAAACGCAGTTGAGCATACAATATACACTAAAGAATTAGCTGAAAAAGGTGCACTGCTAACACATAATAAAGACCAAAGTGTTTTAACCTTAATGAGCCTTGATAGTGTCATAGAAAAAGATTTCATAGTGCTTCATCCTGAAATGTCTTTGGGCGATATGCTTAAAAATGGCGTTTCAAAATCTAGTCGAAATCTCTTTCCTGTCGTAGATGAATCTCATGTTTTGGTTGGCATTATTTTACTGGATGATATTAGAACCGTCATGTTCGACCAATCATTATACGAAACAACTTCTGTTCAAACATTTATGAGCAACCCACCAGAATTTATCGATTATGAAAACGATTCGATGAAACAAGTCATGAAGAAATTTCAAACGTCTGGTGCTTGGAATCTTCCTGTAATTAAACAAGGAACATATCTAGGGTTTGTGTCAAAATCAAAATTATTAACCGCGTATAGACGCGAATTAATTAATTTTACATCATGA
- a CDS encoding nucleoside deaminase — protein MENPFDDTYFMKKALQEAEIAFDKGEIPVGAIVVVNDRVIARAHNLTELLNDVTAHAEMQAITAASNFLGGKYLQNCTLYVTLEPCQMCAGALYWSQISKIVYGAKDEKRGCGVMGTQLHPKTKIKGGVMADEASNLMKQFFIKRRNLN, from the coding sequence ATGGAGAATCCTTTTGACGATACTTATTTTATGAAAAAAGCTCTGCAAGAAGCAGAAATAGCTTTTGATAAAGGAGAAATCCCTGTAGGCGCTATCGTAGTTGTTAATGATAGAGTAATTGCTCGAGCACATAACCTTACAGAATTACTTAATGATGTGACTGCCCATGCCGAAATGCAAGCCATTACTGCCGCTTCAAATTTTTTAGGAGGAAAATATCTTCAAAATTGCACTTTGTATGTCACTTTAGAACCTTGCCAAATGTGTGCAGGAGCTTTATATTGGAGTCAAATTAGTAAGATAGTTTATGGAGCTAAAGACGAAAAAAGAGGATGTGGTGTAATGGGAACCCAGCTACATCCAAAAACTAAAATTAAGGGAGGTGTCATGGCAGATGAGGCTTCAAATTTAATGAAACAGTTTTTTATTAAGCGACGAAATTTAAATTGA
- a CDS encoding TonB-dependent receptor, with the protein MIQTNYLKLFLLLICMLPLSVLAQGTVTGTVTEASTGDPLPGANVIVKGTTNGAITDFDGNFTINVNSFPATLVVSSVGFTTQEINVSSAQNINISMQDGVALDAVVLTGNRSKPRTILDSPVPIDNISVQELTSGGQPTIESMLTFKVPSFNAQSQAISDATAHYDPADLRGLGPSRTLVLVNGKRKNQSAQVYLNRTPGKGEVGVDLKSIPTAAIERVEILRDGASAQYGSDAIAGVINMVLKKDAQYSTFTAKTGVTSEGDGFNFATDFNTTMGFGEGGFVNFTLGYYNQRLTNRAGTPGVADLPGDARPNEIEWAQNNPDLGMHVGQPDLEKGDVFVNMSHPIGENSEFYSFHGYTLRTGRSFAYYRAPYWRRDVADSGFLGPTDPSDPSINNFQGYQPTFEARIKDHINSIGLKMDLGDSWNADASLTFGKNSVSYTVNNSVNRDYLADHGTSPRSFNPGGYSLSNVIGNLDFSTVFSEMVSASFGFEYKVEYFDAYEGNPLSYYGAGSDSFAGIKPEEAGEWDRNNFAAYAGLDFDISDDLLLGIAGRYEDFSDFGDNFSWKVFGRQKLGEDGTIRASYSTGFRAPTLHQRHLTNSQYIIVASSPEPLLQGTLANNNPAVEALGVPNLFAETSKNIAAGITYKFDRNFSASLDFYQIKVDDRVLFSSQIGADSDDTTTNPVEQILEDNGVVAVQFFINAGDTKTTGADFVLNYRNIDMGGDGKLHANLAANFNKTTIDAINTPAALAANGYDIFARIEKGLITSARPKSKIIFGLDYESEKVNVGLYNTLFGKVTITSPNGAEFDQELSSKMATDLSLSYNFTDKLSLTGIVNNLFDVYPDVTEASTGTAQAGSRFVYSSEVQQLGQLGTNFSIGLNYRF; encoded by the coding sequence ATGATACAAACAAATTATTTAAAACTTTTTTTGCTATTAATATGTATGCTTCCTCTTAGTGTTTTAGCACAAGGAACAGTTACAGGAACAGTTACAGAGGCTAGTACTGGCGATCCGCTACCAGGAGCAAATGTTATTGTAAAAGGGACAACAAATGGAGCCATTACGGACTTTGATGGTAATTTTACAATTAATGTAAATTCTTTTCCAGCTACCTTAGTTGTTTCTTCTGTAGGGTTTACAACTCAAGAAATTAATGTAAGTTCTGCACAGAACATAAATATTTCTATGCAAGATGGTGTCGCGTTGGATGCTGTCGTACTTACAGGTAACCGCTCTAAGCCTAGAACTATTCTAGATTCTCCTGTGCCAATAGATAATATCAGTGTGCAAGAATTAACAAGTGGCGGACAACCAACAATTGAGTCTATGCTAACTTTTAAAGTGCCTTCTTTTAATGCACAGTCGCAGGCAATTTCAGATGCTACAGCTCATTATGATCCTGCTGATTTGAGAGGTTTGGGACCTAGTAGAACATTGGTTTTGGTTAATGGGAAACGTAAAAACCAAAGTGCTCAAGTTTATTTAAATAGAACTCCTGGAAAAGGAGAAGTTGGAGTTGATTTAAAAAGCATCCCCACGGCTGCTATTGAGCGTGTTGAGATTTTAAGAGATGGAGCATCGGCGCAATATGGATCTGATGCTATTGCTGGTGTAATTAATATGGTACTAAAAAAAGACGCACAATATTCTACATTTACGGCTAAGACTGGTGTTACCTCTGAAGGTGATGGATTTAATTTTGCCACAGACTTCAATACAACTATGGGTTTTGGTGAAGGTGGTTTTGTGAATTTTACTTTAGGGTATTATAACCAAAGGTTAACAAATAGAGCAGGTACGCCAGGTGTTGCTGATTTACCGGGAGATGCAAGACCAAATGAAATAGAGTGGGCTCAAAACAATCCAGATCTAGGGATGCATGTAGGTCAACCAGATTTAGAAAAAGGAGATGTGTTTGTTAATATGTCTCATCCAATAGGAGAGAACTCAGAATTCTATTCTTTCCACGGATATACTTTAAGAACTGGGAGAAGCTTTGCTTATTATAGAGCACCTTATTGGAGACGTGATGTAGCTGATTCAGGATTCCTTGGGCCTACTGACCCATCAGATCCTAGTATTAATAACTTTCAAGGATATCAACCAACCTTCGAAGCTAGAATTAAGGATCATATAAATTCCATTGGATTAAAAATGGATTTAGGAGATAGTTGGAATGCGGATGCTAGTTTAACTTTTGGTAAAAACAGTGTAAGTTATACAGTAAATAATTCTGTAAATAGAGATTATCTAGCTGACCATGGAACATCACCTCGATCTTTTAATCCTGGAGGATATAGTTTAAGTAATGTGATAGGGAATTTAGATTTTTCTACAGTATTTTCTGAGATGGTTAGTGCTTCATTTGGGTTTGAATATAAAGTAGAATATTTTGATGCTTATGAAGGAAACCCATTATCATATTATGGTGCAGGATCAGATTCTTTTGCTGGAATTAAGCCAGAAGAAGCTGGGGAATGGGATAGAAATAACTTTGCAGCGTATGCAGGGTTAGATTTTGACATATCAGATGATTTATTGTTAGGTATTGCAGGGCGCTATGAAGATTTTTCAGATTTTGGAGATAATTTCTCTTGGAAAGTTTTTGGACGTCAAAAATTAGGAGAAGATGGTACAATCAGAGCCTCTTATAGTACAGGTTTTAGAGCACCAACATTGCACCAACGTCATTTAACAAATAGCCAATATATTATTGTTGCTAGCTCTCCAGAGCCATTATTACAAGGAACTTTGGCAAATAACAATCCAGCAGTTGAAGCATTAGGTGTTCCAAATTTATTCGCAGAAACATCAAAAAACATTGCTGCAGGGATTACTTATAAGTTTGATAGAAATTTTTCAGCATCCTTAGATTTTTATCAAATTAAGGTGGATGATCGTGTATTATTTTCTTCTCAAATCGGTGCTGATTCTGATGATACTACAACTAATCCAGTGGAACAAATTCTTGAGGATAATGGTGTAGTTGCAGTACAATTTTTTATAAATGCTGGAGACACTAAAACTACTGGAGCCGATTTTGTTTTAAATTATAGAAATATAGATATGGGAGGAGATGGTAAATTACATGCTAATTTAGCCGCTAACTTTAATAAAACGACAATTGATGCAATTAATACTCCTGCAGCTTTAGCAGCAAATGGGTATGATATTTTTGCTAGAATAGAAAAAGGTTTAATTACAAGTGCTAGGCCTAAATCTAAAATAATTTTTGGATTAGATTATGAATCTGAAAAAGTTAACGTAGGTCTTTATAATACATTATTTGGAAAAGTAACTATTACCTCTCCTAATGGTGCAGAGTTTGATCAAGAGTTATCTTCTAAAATGGCAACAGATTTAAGTTTGAGCTATAATTTTACAGACAAGTTAAGTTTAACAGGAATAGTTAACAACCTTTTTGATGTATACCCTGATGTTACTGAAGCATCTACAGGAACAGCACAAGCAGGAAGTAGGTTTGTATACTCGTCTGAGGTACAACAACTAGGTCAATTAGGAACAAACTTTAGTATTGGTTTAAATTATAGATTTTAA
- the aspS gene encoding aspartate--tRNA ligase, whose protein sequence is MYRSHNCGELRASDVNKKVTLAGWVQKSRDKGFMIWVDLRDRYGITQLIFDEERTSKEMMQQAQKLGREFVVQVEGEVIERTSKNPNIPTGDIEILVTKLSILNSAKLPPFTIEDTTDGGEELRMQYRYLDIRRNPVKDNLIFRHKVAQEVRNYLSKNDFIEVETPYLIKSTPEGARDFVVPSRMNEGQFYALPQSPQTFKQLLMVGGMDKYFQIVKCFRDEDLRADRQPEFTQIDCEMAFVEQEDILNTFEGLTRHLIKEIHGIEVADFPRMTFDEAMKRYGNDKPDIRFGMEFGELNDVSKHKDFNVFNSAELVVGIAVPGGNSYSRKDIDKLIDWVKRPQVGALGMVYVRCNDDGTYKSSVDKFYDQDDLAKWAKATNAKAGDLICVLSGNTNEVRAQLSALRMELAEQLGLRKSNEFAPLWVIDFPLLEWDEDTQRYHAMHHPFTSPKPGQIKLLDTNPGDVKANAYDLVLNGNEIGGGSIRIHDKETQSLMFDHLGFTKEEAKAQFGFLMNAFEYGAPPHGGIAFGLDRLVAILGGQETIRDFIAFPKNNSGRDVMIDAPAPIDDDQLKELSLKLNLKS, encoded by the coding sequence ATGTATAGAAGTCATAATTGTGGAGAATTAAGAGCTAGTGATGTCAATAAAAAAGTGACATTAGCAGGTTGGGTTCAAAAATCCAGAGATAAAGGGTTTATGATTTGGGTCGATTTAAGAGATCGTTATGGTATCACACAATTGATTTTTGATGAAGAACGTACATCTAAAGAAATGATGCAACAAGCTCAAAAATTAGGTCGTGAGTTTGTTGTTCAAGTCGAGGGAGAGGTGATTGAGAGAACATCGAAAAACCCGAATATACCAACAGGAGATATTGAAATATTAGTTACTAAACTAAGTATTCTTAACAGTGCTAAACTCCCTCCTTTTACTATTGAAGATACTACTGATGGAGGTGAAGAGTTGCGCATGCAATATCGTTATTTAGATATTAGACGCAATCCAGTAAAAGACAATTTAATTTTTAGACATAAGGTAGCACAAGAAGTTAGAAACTATCTTTCAAAAAATGATTTCATTGAAGTTGAAACACCTTATTTAATAAAATCTACACCTGAAGGCGCTAGAGATTTTGTAGTACCTTCTAGAATGAATGAAGGACAATTCTATGCGCTTCCTCAATCACCGCAAACCTTTAAGCAATTGCTTATGGTTGGTGGTATGGATAAATATTTTCAGATTGTAAAATGTTTTAGAGATGAAGATTTAAGAGCCGACAGACAACCAGAATTTACACAAATAGACTGTGAAATGGCATTTGTGGAACAAGAAGATATACTAAACACTTTTGAAGGCTTAACACGACATTTAATTAAAGAAATTCATGGTATTGAAGTAGCAGATTTCCCTAGAATGACATTTGACGAAGCCATGAAACGCTATGGTAATGATAAACCAGACATTCGTTTTGGGATGGAATTTGGCGAGCTTAATGATGTTTCTAAACATAAAGATTTTAATGTATTTAATTCGGCTGAATTAGTCGTTGGAATTGCAGTTCCTGGTGGAAATTCTTATTCAAGAAAAGACATCGATAAATTAATTGATTGGGTAAAACGCCCTCAAGTTGGTGCGCTTGGAATGGTGTATGTACGTTGTAATGATGATGGCACTTATAAATCATCCGTCGATAAGTTCTATGACCAAGACGATTTAGCAAAATGGGCAAAAGCTACTAATGCTAAAGCAGGCGATTTAATTTGTGTGTTGTCAGGGAATACCAATGAAGTGAGAGCACAATTAAGTGCTTTACGTATGGAGCTTGCAGAACAGCTAGGCCTAAGAAAATCTAACGAATTTGCACCTCTTTGGGTAATTGATTTTCCATTACTAGAATGGGATGAAGACACGCAACGTTACCACGCCATGCATCATCCTTTTACATCCCCTAAACCTGGACAAATTAAGTTATTGGACACCAATCCTGGAGACGTTAAAGCCAATGCTTACGATTTAGTATTAAATGGGAATGAAATTGGTGGTGGATCTATTAGAATTCACGACAAGGAAACACAATCGTTAATGTTTGACCATTTAGGATTTACAAAAGAGGAAGCCAAAGCACAATTTGGTTTTTTAATGAATGCTTTTGAATATGGTGCCCCTCCACACGGTGGCATTGCTTTTGGATTGGATAGATTAGTTGCGATTTTAGGTGGACAAGAAACCATTAGAGACTTTATTGCATTTCCTAAAAATAATTCTGGCCGTGATGTGATGATAGATGCCCCTGCTCCAATTGATGATGACCAACTAAAAGAATTGAGCTTAAAACTTAATTTAAAATCATAA
- a CDS encoding efflux RND transporter permease subunit, which yields MENKKVKYFGLSSWSIDNRKTVFVIIAIILIGGLMSYSSLPRESFPEIIESKIYVSSINPGNAAEDIEKLITKPLEEAFDDITGVTKITSTSVQDFSSIQVEFQEDITPDEAKVKIKDKIDNVKAQQDWPTIDGGVKVEPNAFDLNMSEMMPIANINLTGDFTSEQLKDFAELLQDEIEELHEIKEAQILGAEDKEVEVAVDIFKMNASNLSFGDIIGAIQSENVTISGGNVLQNGMQRNIRVLGEIEDPQDLQNIVVKNDGGRILLRDVANVNFREKDRTTFAREYAKPVVMLSIMKKSGENMITAIEKIKVILDEAVGNYIPDNLNISITNDQSTRTEAQVSELENSIIFGVLLVVGVLMFFLGFRNAIFVGIAIPLSIMMSFLVLPIFGDFMGMNITLNTMVLFATVMGLGMLVDNGIVVVENVYRLMDEGVPRLEAAKQGVGEIAWPIIASTATTLAAFLPLGFWPGIMGKFMIYFPLTLATVLGSSLFVALIINSMLTSVFMKTEEVEMERKSLIKISAALLIFGALLIVSALLKTNAIFMAIGPIAVLTGIALSFYGWLKRDKTSLLKKGLAIFSVGVLFSVIGFTGGPKALFGFGNLFIVLAAILWLHKYFLLPLSNKFQYKWLPKLENSYKNFLNFSLKGGNAYKFFFGTFFLLILSFIVFGAKQPNVLFFPENEANQAIVYIEYPEGTDISKTNAITQDIEAKVIETLDKFSYQKSGEPYNYMAESIISQVGEGAGNPQTDGGGQNEMPHKGKVTVLFREFKYRVDENGNAISSNDVLTAMRKAVQGYPGVSVIVDKNQDGPPAGYAINMEVKGDDYNKLLIEAENIQRFINENNIPGIEELKLDVNQNKPEMEVFVDRKKAGELGVSTAMVGQTLRQAIYGFDASTYKEGEDDYDIYVRFNNENRYNESALFNQSVTFRDNNGKLKKIPISSVVNKRNIATFSSIKRKDLKRVITVYSNALEGYNATEIVGKIESLMTNYKLPQGVSYQFTGEQEEQAKNMAFLSKALAIALALILLIIVAQFNSISKPIIIFGAIILSFIGVLFGMVIFGNDFVVIMTMMGIIALAGIVVNNAIVLIDYTQLLIDRKKIELGQDEESLLTREQYRDAIVEGGRARLRPVMLTAITTILGLFPLAVGLNIDFFSLFTEFDPKIYLGGDNTIFWKPMSLTIIYGLTFATFLTLVIVPVMFYLLNRAKIRFASN from the coding sequence ATGGAAAATAAAAAGGTTAAATATTTCGGACTCTCCTCTTGGTCAATTGACAACAGGAAAACCGTTTTTGTAATCATAGCGATTATTTTAATTGGTGGTTTAATGAGCTATTCCAGTTTACCACGAGAATCATTCCCAGAGATTATAGAATCTAAAATTTATGTCAGTTCTATAAATCCCGGAAATGCTGCTGAAGATATTGAAAAGCTAATTACTAAACCTCTTGAAGAGGCTTTCGATGATATTACAGGCGTTACAAAAATTACTTCTACATCTGTTCAAGACTTCTCTTCTATTCAGGTAGAATTTCAAGAAGATATAACACCAGATGAAGCCAAAGTAAAAATTAAAGATAAAATTGACAATGTAAAAGCTCAACAAGATTGGCCAACAATTGATGGAGGCGTAAAGGTTGAACCTAATGCATTTGATTTAAATATGTCTGAAATGATGCCAATTGCCAACATTAACCTGACTGGTGATTTTACATCTGAACAACTAAAAGATTTTGCTGAATTATTACAAGATGAAATTGAAGAACTTCATGAAATAAAAGAAGCACAAATTTTAGGTGCTGAAGACAAGGAGGTTGAAGTTGCTGTAGATATCTTTAAAATGAATGCCTCCAATCTAAGTTTTGGAGATATTATTGGAGCCATTCAATCTGAAAATGTGACCATTTCTGGTGGCAATGTATTGCAAAATGGTATGCAACGCAACATTCGTGTGTTAGGTGAGATTGAAGACCCTCAAGATTTGCAAAACATAGTTGTAAAAAATGATGGAGGACGTATATTACTACGTGATGTTGCTAATGTGAACTTTAGAGAAAAAGATAGAACCACCTTTGCTCGTGAATATGCAAAACCTGTTGTTATGCTAAGCATCATGAAAAAAAGTGGCGAAAACATGATTACTGCTATTGAAAAAATCAAGGTTATTTTAGATGAAGCTGTGGGGAATTATATTCCGGACAACTTAAACATTTCTATTACAAACGACCAATCCACCAGAACCGAAGCACAAGTTTCTGAACTAGAAAACAGTATCATCTTTGGTGTACTTTTGGTTGTTGGAGTTTTAATGTTCTTTTTAGGGTTTAGAAATGCCATTTTTGTCGGTATTGCAATCCCTTTATCAATAATGATGTCATTTTTGGTATTACCTATTTTTGGGGACTTTATGGGAATGAACATTACATTAAATACCATGGTTCTTTTTGCAACGGTTATGGGATTAGGTATGCTTGTAGATAATGGAATTGTGGTTGTAGAAAACGTATATCGTTTGATGGACGAAGGTGTTCCACGTTTAGAAGCAGCGAAGCAAGGAGTAGGTGAAATTGCATGGCCAATTATAGCATCTACAGCAACAACATTAGCAGCGTTTTTACCTTTAGGGTTTTGGCCTGGAATTATGGGAAAATTTATGATTTATTTCCCATTAACATTGGCAACTGTTTTAGGATCTTCATTGTTTGTTGCTCTTATTATCAACTCGATGTTAACTTCAGTATTTATGAAAACCGAAGAGGTAGAAATGGAACGAAAGTCTTTGATAAAAATTAGTGCAGCACTACTAATTTTTGGCGCTTTACTTATTGTCTCTGCTTTATTAAAAACAAACGCTATTTTTATGGCAATTGGTCCAATAGCAGTTTTAACAGGAATAGCATTAAGCTTTTATGGTTGGTTGAAGCGTGATAAAACTAGCCTCTTAAAAAAAGGTTTGGCTATATTTAGCGTTGGAGTTCTTTTTTCTGTAATTGGTTTTACCGGAGGCCCAAAAGCATTATTTGGTTTTGGAAACTTATTTATTGTTTTAGCTGCTATTTTATGGCTTCACAAATATTTCCTACTACCTTTGTCAAACAAATTTCAATACAAATGGCTTCCAAAGTTAGAAAATAGTTATAAAAACTTTTTGAATTTTTCTTTAAAAGGAGGCAATGCCTATAAATTTTTCTTCGGAACATTCTTTTTGCTAATCTTATCATTTATTGTTTTTGGAGCTAAACAGCCAAACGTGTTATTCTTCCCTGAGAATGAAGCAAATCAAGCGATTGTTTATATCGAGTATCCAGAAGGAACAGATATATCAAAAACTAATGCTATTACACAAGATATTGAAGCTAAAGTTATTGAAACCTTAGATAAATTCTCTTATCAAAAAAGTGGAGAACCTTATAATTATATGGCAGAATCTATCATCTCACAAGTTGGTGAAGGTGCTGGAAATCCGCAAACTGATGGTGGAGGACAAAACGAAATGCCTCATAAAGGTAAGGTCACAGTATTATTTAGAGAATTTAAATATCGCGTTGATGAAAATGGAAATGCTATAAGTAGTAATGATGTTTTAACTGCTATGAGAAAAGCTGTCCAAGGGTATCCTGGTGTTTCAGTAATAGTTGATAAAAATCAAGATGGTCCACCTGCTGGTTATGCAATTAATATGGAAGTAAAAGGTGATGACTACAATAAATTGTTAATCGAAGCCGAAAATATTCAACGCTTTATTAACGAAAATAATATTCCAGGTATTGAAGAATTAAAACTTGATGTTAATCAAAACAAGCCTGAAATGGAAGTTTTTGTTGATAGAAAAAAAGCTGGTGAACTTGGTGTAAGTACTGCTATGGTTGGGCAAACATTGCGACAAGCAATTTATGGTTTTGATGCATCAACATACAAAGAAGGAGAAGATGATTACGATATTTACGTTCGATTTAATAATGAAAATAGATATAACGAAAGTGCGTTGTTTAATCAATCGGTTACTTTTAGAGATAACAATGGGAAGCTAAAGAAAATTCCAATTTCATCTGTTGTTAATAAGCGAAATATTGCCACATTTAGTTCTATCAAACGTAAAGATTTAAAACGAGTTATAACAGTATATTCTAATGCTCTTGAAGGTTATAATGCTACTGAAATTGTTGGTAAAATTGAGAGTTTAATGACCAATTATAAATTGCCTCAAGGTGTTTCTTATCAATTTACTGGCGAACAAGAAGAACAAGCTAAAAACATGGCATTTTTAAGTAAAGCATTAGCTATTGCATTAGCACTTATTCTATTGATTATTGTCGCTCAGTTTAATTCAATTAGTAAACCTATAATCATATTTGGAGCTATAATATTGAGTTTTATAGGTGTGCTTTTTGGAATGGTAATATTTGGAAATGATTTCGTGGTCATTATGACCATGATGGGAATTATTGCACTTGCTGGAATTGTGGTAAATAATGCTATTGTGCTTATTGATTATACACAGTTATTAATAGATAGAAAGAAAATAGAATTAGGTCAAGACGAAGAAAGTTTATTAACTAGAGAGCAATACAGAGATGCTATTGTTGAAGGAGGTCGTGCTCGTTTACGTCCAGTAATGTTGACAGCTATTACAACAATTTTAGGGTTATTCCCATTAGCAGTTGGCTTAAATATTGATTTCTTTTCTTTATTTACTGAGTTTGATCCAAAAATTTATTTAGGAGGTGATAATACTATTTTCTGGAAGCCTATGTCGTTAACCATTATTTATGGTTTAACATTTGCAACCTTTTTAACCTTGGTTATTGTTCCAGTAATGTTTTATTTACTTAATAGAGCTAAGATTAGATTTGCCAGTAATTAA